Proteins encoded by one window of Emticicia oligotrophica DSM 17448:
- a CDS encoding c-type cytochrome, which translates to MKVSLKNISLALSIASFSTVALTSCKDNNSTGWEFAPNMYNSRAYEPLTQWRENNINADGKNMRSPVEGTVARTNYHTSFLQDDSTVVNDLMIYNLPKDSIAVAEAVLKNPIPWSDKVEEEGKVLYERNCLHCHGEKGAGDGPVGKVYKGVPNYAADAYKNMNDGHIYHVITFGKGRMWAHASQVNPEERWKIVHYVHRLQLGN; encoded by the coding sequence ATGAAGGTTTCATTAAAAAATATTTCGCTTGCATTATCAATCGCATCTTTTTCAACAGTTGCCTTGACTTCATGCAAAGATAATAATAGTACTGGTTGGGAATTTGCTCCTAATATGTACAATTCTCGTGCATACGAGCCCCTAACACAATGGAGAGAGAATAATATCAACGCAGATGGAAAAAATATGCGTTCTCCTGTTGAAGGTACTGTTGCTCGTACAAACTATCATACTTCATTTTTACAAGATGATAGTACAGTTGTAAATGATTTGATGATTTATAACTTACCAAAAGATAGTATCGCAGTTGCAGAAGCAGTTTTGAAAAACCCAATTCCATGGTCAGATAAAGTTGAAGAGGAAGGAAAAGTTCTCTACGAAAGAAACTGTTTACACTGTCATGGCGAAAAAGGTGCAGGTGATGGCCCAGTTGGAAAAGTTTATAAAGGGGTTCCAAACTATGCTGCTGACGCTTACAAAAACATGAATGATGGACATATTTACCACGTAATTACTTTTGGTAAAGGTCGTATGTGGGCTCACGCTTCACAAGTGAACCCAGAAGAGCGTTGGAAAATTGTTCATTACGTACACAGATTGCAATTAGGTAACTAA
- a CDS encoding DUF3341 domain-containing protein: MADSKYLVGVFDDGDELLHAVEDIRHQGVKIHEAYTPFAVHGLDRALGYSFPRMGVAAFLFGMTGTCCALLLTFWTMGVDWPINVGGKNFFPFPTNVPIMFELTVLLAAFGMSFTFFYLEDMGPTAKPIIFDARSTDDKFVVAIDLAKNKLSEAEISQLLKDSGASEVNVKEV, encoded by the coding sequence ATGGCAGATAGCAAATATTTAGTAGGAGTTTTTGACGATGGAGATGAGTTACTTCATGCTGTTGAAGACATTAGACACCAAGGTGTTAAAATTCATGAAGCATATACGCCTTTTGCTGTACACGGACTTGATAGAGCGTTAGGTTATAGTTTCCCAAGAATGGGAGTTGCGGCTTTCTTGTTTGGTATGACAGGTACTTGCTGTGCATTACTTCTTACATTCTGGACAATGGGCGTTGACTGGCCGATTAATGTTGGTGGAAAGAATTTCTTCCCATTCCCAACAAACGTGCCGATTATGTTTGAGCTTACTGTTCTTTTAGCGGCATTTGGTATGTCATTTACATTCTTCTACCTTGAAGATATGGGCCCAACTGCTAAACCAATCATATTTGACGCAAGAAGTACGGATGATAAATTTGTAGTAGCCATTGACCTTGCTAAAAATAAATTGTCAGAGGCTGAAATTTCACAATTGTTGAAAGATTCAGGTGCTTCAGAAGTAAATGTGAAAGAAGTATAA
- the nrfD gene encoding NrfD/PsrC family molybdoenzyme membrane anchor subunit has product MHVVSPIRETLVLNGKSYHDVTEDICKQVEGQPTKEWKVAFGISVLVLLYGAAWVFWTWWEGLGVWGLNKTVGWAWDITNFVWWVGIGHAGTLISAVLLLFRQKWRTSINRAAEAMTIFAVICAASFIVMHMGRPWLAYWALPLPNVFGSLWVNFNSPLVWDVFAISTYFSVSCLFWYIGLIPDLATIRDRATGIRKKIYGALAIGWTGGARAWARYEDVSLILAGLSTPLVLSVHTIVSFDFATSVIPGWHTTIFPPYFVAGAIFSGFAMVQNLMLVVRVVYKMEDYVTLEHISLMNKVITLTGSVVGIAYITEFFIAAYSGVEYEQYAFINRATGPLWWSYWAMMTCNVISPQLFWFKKIRENILVSFIMAVVVNIGMWFERFVIIVTSLHRDYLPSSWTYFTPRLGDISDYIFSFGLFFTAFFLFAKFLPVINMAEVKSVLKSSSEKYPEKKKTTV; this is encoded by the coding sequence ATGCATGTAGTTTCACCAATAAGAGAAACTTTGGTACTAAATGGTAAGTCATACCACGATGTAACCGAAGATATTTGTAAGCAGGTTGAGGGTCAACCAACCAAGGAGTGGAAAGTTGCTTTCGGAATTTCAGTGTTAGTACTTCTTTATGGTGCTGCGTGGGTTTTCTGGACATGGTGGGAAGGTCTTGGCGTGTGGGGTCTCAATAAAACAGTAGGTTGGGCGTGGGATATTACCAACTTCGTATGGTGGGTAGGTATTGGTCACGCAGGTACACTTATCTCAGCCGTATTGTTATTATTCCGCCAGAAATGGAGAACTTCAATCAACCGTGCTGCTGAAGCGATGACAATCTTTGCCGTAATTTGTGCGGCTTCATTTATCGTGATGCACATGGGCCGTCCTTGGTTAGCATATTGGGCTTTACCACTACCAAACGTGTTTGGTTCACTTTGGGTAAACTTCAACTCTCCATTGGTATGGGACGTATTTGCAATCTCGACATACTTTTCAGTTTCTTGTTTATTCTGGTATATTGGTTTAATTCCAGATTTAGCTACAATCCGTGACCGTGCAACTGGTATCCGTAAGAAAATTTATGGTGCTTTGGCAATCGGCTGGACAGGTGGAGCAAGAGCTTGGGCAAGATACGAAGACGTTTCTTTGATTTTAGCAGGTTTATCAACTCCTCTAGTACTTTCAGTACACACAATCGTATCTTTTGACTTTGCTACTTCGGTAATTCCGGGCTGGCACACAACAATCTTCCCTCCGTATTTCGTTGCGGGTGCGATCTTCTCTGGTTTTGCAATGGTGCAAAACTTGATGCTCGTAGTAAGAGTTGTTTACAAAATGGAAGATTATGTAACACTTGAGCATATCTCATTGATGAATAAAGTCATCACACTTACTGGATCGGTAGTAGGTATCGCTTATATCACTGAGTTCTTTATTGCTGCTTACTCTGGCGTAGAATACGAACAATATGCATTCATTAACCGTGCAACTGGTCCACTTTGGTGGTCATACTGGGCGATGATGACTTGTAACGTAATCTCTCCACAGTTATTCTGGTTCAAGAAAATCCGCGAAAACATTCTTGTATCTTTCATTATGGCTGTAGTTGTAAATATCGGTATGTGGTTTGAGCGTTTCGTAATCATTGTTACTTCATTACACCGTGATTACTTACCATCAAGCTGGACTTACTTTACTCCACGTTTGGGTGATATTTCTGACTATATTTTCTCTTTCGGATTATTCTTTACAGCATTCTTCTTATTTGCTAAGTTCTTACCAGTTATTAACATGGCAGAAGTAAAATCTGTATTGAAGTCATCTTCAGAAAAATATCCAGAGAAAAAGAAAACAACAGTTTAA
- a CDS encoding TAT-variant-translocated molybdopterin oxidoreductase, whose protein sequence is MENTNKKYWKGVEELKNDIGFVQNANREFNLDDIETVEPTHRRDFLKVLGFSVAAVSLAACDAPVRKAIPYLNKPESVEPGIPNWYASTYAEDGDYCSILVKTREGRPIKIEGNKLSSVTKGAVSARVHASVLSLYDNEKLKGPKKGSSNIKWEELDKEITAALAKGGNIRIVTNTILSPTTKKVIADFVAKYPSAKHVTYDANSSYAIVQANATSFGKAVIPSYDFSKANVIVGINADFLGTWIAPNTFAGQWAATRKLNSGKNGKRTMSRHYQFETGLTITGASADYRGMIKPSQEGAVAVALYNKVAAALGGKTVGGAAVETQNLDKCAKDLIAAKGAALVVSGSNDPAVQTIVNAINGLLGSYGTTIDLGTPVNYRQGNDAEMNAFIAEVKSGSVSTAIFMSNPVYDHSKGKELGEALAKVSTTVSFADRADETASKCKYIAPAPHYLESWNDAEPKQGFFSLTQPTISLIFDTRQAQSSLLTWAGLNSDYHAYLKSNWTKNILNGKSWVQALHDGIYEPAAGAAATGASFAGNVDEAAAAIAKVKGAGIEVSIYESVGLGTGTQANNPWLQEMPDPISKVTWENVIAVSQKTAKELGIEQGDWAKATVGGNSIELPVLIQPGQANGTISVALGYGRTAAGKAGNTGANVFPWVANGQYWASDVKIEKTKSGYTLAQTQTHNTVMGRRAVVQESVLAEYVKDVKAGRYEPKIGTSEGEKSPYQITLWNGHEKKNHSWGMVIDLNSCTGCGSCLVSCQAENNVAVVGKAEVARAREMHWIRIDRYYSSEMEHDAALAEKGIIGGYRELEIAAENPEVVFQPMMCQHCSNAPCETVCPVLATTHSSEGLNQMTYNRCVGTRYCANNCPYKVRRFNWFKYFENDNFDFNMNNDLGRMVLNPDVTVRSRGVIEKCSMCVQRIQAGKLAAKKERRRPIDGEIQTACSQSCPTNAITFGDMLDENSEISKILAVEKEGRAFHVLEEINVQPQMNYLTKIRNKDGVAKAAHAEKKEAHHS, encoded by the coding sequence ATGGAGAATACTAATAAAAAGTATTGGAAAGGGGTTGAGGAGTTGAAAAACGACATTGGGTTTGTACAAAATGCCAATCGTGAGTTTAATTTAGATGATATCGAGACTGTTGAGCCTACTCATCGCCGTGACTTCTTGAAAGTGTTAGGCTTTAGTGTAGCTGCCGTTTCTTTGGCAGCTTGCGACGCTCCAGTTCGTAAGGCTATTCCTTACTTAAATAAGCCAGAAAGCGTAGAGCCAGGAATTCCAAACTGGTATGCTTCTACTTACGCTGAGGATGGCGATTATTGTAGCATTTTAGTAAAAACACGTGAAGGTCGTCCGATTAAAATTGAAGGAAATAAACTTTCATCTGTAACTAAAGGTGCTGTAAGTGCAAGAGTACACGCTTCAGTATTGAGCTTGTATGATAATGAAAAATTGAAAGGGCCTAAAAAAGGTTCTTCAAACATAAAGTGGGAAGAGTTAGATAAAGAAATCACAGCTGCTTTAGCTAAAGGTGGAAATATCCGTATCGTTACAAATACAATTCTTTCTCCAACTACTAAAAAGGTAATCGCTGATTTTGTTGCTAAATACCCATCTGCAAAACATGTTACGTATGATGCTAATTCATCTTATGCAATTGTTCAAGCAAATGCTACTTCATTTGGCAAAGCGGTTATTCCTTCTTACGATTTCAGCAAAGCTAACGTAATCGTTGGTATCAACGCCGATTTCTTAGGTACTTGGATTGCTCCAAATACATTTGCTGGTCAGTGGGCTGCTACTCGTAAATTGAATAGTGGTAAAAATGGCAAACGTACGATGTCTCGTCATTATCAATTCGAAACTGGTTTGACAATTACTGGTGCATCTGCCGACTACAGAGGAATGATTAAGCCTTCTCAAGAAGGTGCGGTTGCAGTTGCTCTTTACAACAAAGTTGCTGCTGCTTTAGGTGGCAAAACTGTTGGTGGTGCTGCTGTTGAAACGCAAAATTTAGATAAATGTGCGAAAGACCTTATTGCTGCTAAAGGTGCTGCATTGGTTGTATCTGGCTCAAACGACCCAGCTGTACAAACAATCGTTAACGCAATCAACGGTTTATTAGGAAGCTACGGCACAACAATCGACTTAGGCACACCAGTAAATTACCGCCAAGGTAATGATGCTGAAATGAACGCCTTTATTGCAGAAGTAAAATCAGGAAGTGTTAGCACTGCAATCTTCATGTCGAACCCAGTTTATGACCATTCTAAAGGTAAAGAATTAGGTGAGGCTCTTGCAAAGGTATCAACAACGGTTTCATTTGCAGACCGTGCTGACGAAACAGCTTCAAAATGTAAATACATCGCTCCTGCTCCTCATTATCTAGAGTCATGGAACGACGCAGAACCAAAACAAGGGTTCTTCTCTCTTACTCAGCCAACAATTTCATTGATTTTCGATACTCGTCAAGCACAATCAAGTCTCTTAACTTGGGCTGGCTTGAACAGCGATTATCACGCTTATCTAAAATCTAACTGGACTAAGAATATCTTGAATGGCAAGTCTTGGGTTCAAGCATTGCACGATGGTATCTACGAACCAGCTGCTGGAGCCGCCGCTACTGGAGCAAGTTTCGCAGGAAATGTTGATGAAGCTGCTGCAGCCATTGCTAAAGTAAAAGGTGCTGGTATCGAAGTTTCAATTTACGAATCAGTAGGTCTTGGAACAGGAACACAAGCAAACAATCCTTGGTTACAAGAAATGCCAGATCCAATTTCTAAAGTTACCTGGGAAAACGTAATTGCGGTTTCTCAAAAAACAGCCAAAGAATTAGGAATTGAGCAAGGTGATTGGGCAAAGGCTACAGTAGGAGGTAATTCAATCGAATTACCAGTATTAATTCAACCAGGCCAAGCAAATGGAACTATTTCAGTTGCTTTAGGTTATGGCCGTACAGCTGCTGGAAAAGCAGGTAACACAGGTGCAAATGTTTTCCCTTGGGTTGCTAACGGACAATATTGGGCAAGTGATGTTAAAATAGAAAAAACTAAGAGTGGTTATACATTAGCACAAACACAAACGCACAATACTGTGATGGGCCGTAGAGCGGTTGTTCAAGAATCAGTATTAGCGGAGTATGTGAAAGATGTAAAAGCTGGACGTTATGAGCCGAAAATTGGTACATCAGAAGGCGAAAAATCACCGTATCAAATTACACTTTGGAATGGACATGAGAAGAAAAACCACAGCTGGGGTATGGTTATTGACCTTAACAGCTGTACAGGTTGCGGCTCATGTTTAGTAAGTTGTCAAGCAGAAAATAACGTAGCAGTAGTAGGTAAAGCTGAGGTAGCTCGTGCAAGAGAGATGCACTGGATTCGTATCGACCGCTACTATAGCTCTGAAATGGAGCACGACGCAGCTTTAGCTGAAAAAGGTATCATCGGTGGTTATAGAGAGTTAGAAATTGCTGCTGAGAACCCAGAGGTTGTATTCCAACCAATGATGTGTCAGCACTGTTCAAATGCTCCTTGTGAAACTGTATGTCCTGTATTGGCTACTACTCACAGCTCAGAAGGCTTGAACCAAATGACATACAACCGTTGTGTAGGTACTCGTTATTGTGCAAACAACTGTCCATATAAAGTACGTCGCTTCAACTGGTTTAAATACTTCGAAAACGACAACTTCGATTTCAATATGAACAACGACTTAGGTCGTATGGTATTGAACCCAGATGTAACAGTTCGTTCTCGTGGGGTAATTGAGAAATGTTCAATGTGTGTGCAACGTATTCAAGCTGGTAAGTTAGCAGCGAAGAAAGAGCGTCGTCGCCCAATTGATGGAGAAATCCAAACAGCATGTTCTCAATCATGTCCAACTAATGCTATCACTTTCGGTGATATGCTTGATGAAAATTCAGAAATCTCAAAAATCTTGGCGGTAGAGAAAGAAGGTCGTGCATTCCACGTATTAGAGGAAATCAACGTACAACCTCAAATGAACTACTTGACAAAAATCCGTAACAAGGATGGCGTTGCAAAAGCAGCTCATGCTGAGAAAAAAGAAGCTCATCATTCATAA
- a CDS encoding c-type cytochrome produces the protein MIRKFYKSILALAVVVSIAFSHATAQDSTSTAAAAPAGGGDVAKGEELFKNNCAQCHAVTAEVVVGPGLAGLEERRDYAWIKKWINNPMGVIASGDKYANDLYTKFNKTQMTAFGAFGDNEVKAILAYVKSAGAAPAAAAAPAGGAAPAAATETGGGKFINVILVSLLVIMGLVLVALLGILQLLNRLSGAESGEASLSFGEKLQANLKNIAANKTVRSAIVWAFILLATKATFDGMYGIGVHQGYAPKQPISFSHKLHAGEMKINCAYCHTGVYKGKQSGIPSANICMNCHNAIKRESPEIQKIYAAIENNKPIEWVRVHNLPDLAYFNHAQHTNVGGLECKNCHGEIEKMEVVQQRSSLTMGWCIDCHRKTEVNGKDNGYYTKLMEAHNAVSKGAMKVQDNGGLECAKCHY, from the coding sequence ATGATTCGTAAATTTTATAAGTCAATTTTAGCTCTTGCTGTTGTTGTAAGCATAGCTTTCAGTCATGCAACGGCACAAGATAGTACCTCGACTGCGGCTGCTGCCCCTGCTGGTGGTGGAGATGTAGCGAAAGGGGAAGAGTTATTCAAAAATAATTGTGCACAGTGTCACGCTGTTACGGCAGAAGTTGTAGTTGGGCCTGGTTTAGCAGGACTCGAAGAACGTCGAGACTATGCTTGGATTAAGAAATGGATTAACAATCCAATGGGTGTAATTGCCAGTGGCGATAAATACGCTAATGACCTTTATACTAAATTTAATAAAACCCAAATGACTGCTTTCGGTGCATTTGGTGATAATGAAGTAAAAGCAATCTTAGCTTACGTTAAGTCTGCTGGTGCAGCTCCAGCAGCGGCAGCAGCTCCTGCGGGTGGTGCAGCTCCAGCAGCGGCAACCGAAACAGGTGGTGGTAAATTTATCAATGTTATTTTGGTATCATTGTTAGTTATCATGGGCCTTGTTTTAGTAGCTTTATTAGGTATCTTACAATTATTGAATAGATTGTCAGGTGCTGAATCTGGAGAAGCTTCTCTTTCATTCGGAGAAAAACTACAAGCAAACCTTAAAAACATCGCAGCTAATAAAACTGTACGTTCGGCTATTGTTTGGGCGTTTATTTTATTAGCAACAAAAGCAACTTTCGATGGTATGTACGGAATTGGTGTTCATCAAGGATATGCTCCAAAACAACCGATTTCTTTCTCTCACAAATTACACGCTGGCGAAATGAAAATCAACTGTGCGTATTGCCACACAGGTGTTTATAAAGGTAAGCAATCAGGTATTCCTTCAGCAAATATCTGTATGAACTGTCATAACGCTATCAAGCGTGAGTCGCCAGAAATCCAAAAGATTTATGCAGCAATCGAGAATAATAAGCCAATCGAGTGGGTACGTGTACACAACCTTCCTGATTTAGCATACTTCAATCACGCACAACATACAAATGTTGGTGGTTTAGAGTGTAAAAATTGCCACGGCGAAATCGAGAAAATGGAAGTTGTTCAACAACGCTCAAGCCTTACAATGGGTTGGTGTATCGACTGTCACCGCAAGACAGAAGTTAACGGAAAGGACAATGGCTACTATACTAAGTTAATGGAAGCTCACAATGCAGTTAGCAAAGGTGCCATGAAAGTTCAAGATAACGGTGGTTTGGAGTGTGCGAAATGTCACTACTAA
- a CDS encoding DNA-3-methyladenine glycosylase family protein — MQVLSPFTVFNHEQILKFLNRNERECLHKVIDKEVFRVIRFQNELILFSIRLEGNLQISVHNIPSKQEIAEAITKYVKQWFDLDTNLEAFYQSIEADTILSKLCQKYHGLRLIGMPDLFESLIWSIIGQQINLTFAYILKERLVHNFGESVDFHGQYFYALPTPQRLAQLSIEDLRPLQFSTRKAEYIINIAKAFAEGQFSTEKLQNLSFDEIRSELIKIKGIGNWTANYSMMKSLRYYDAFPIEDVGLQNAVKNHYLLDSKPTMIQLNEMAKHWKGWKGYATFYFWHSLLE, encoded by the coding sequence ATGCAAGTTTTAAGCCCTTTTACGGTATTTAATCATGAACAGATATTAAAGTTTCTTAATCGAAACGAACGAGAATGTTTACACAAAGTAATTGATAAAGAGGTATTTAGAGTTATCCGATTTCAAAACGAACTCATTTTATTCTCAATTCGACTAGAGGGTAATTTGCAAATATCAGTCCATAATATTCCGAGTAAGCAAGAAATTGCTGAAGCGATTACAAAATATGTAAAACAATGGTTTGACTTAGACACAAATCTTGAAGCTTTTTACCAATCAATAGAAGCTGATACTATTTTATCAAAACTTTGTCAAAAATATCATGGATTAAGACTAATCGGCATGCCTGATTTATTTGAGTCATTGATTTGGTCAATTATTGGCCAGCAAATCAATCTTACATTTGCTTATATACTCAAAGAAAGACTCGTACATAATTTTGGTGAAAGTGTAGATTTCCATGGTCAATATTTCTATGCTTTACCCACACCTCAACGCCTTGCACAATTAAGCATTGAAGATTTAAGACCACTACAGTTTAGTACTCGAAAAGCTGAATATATTATTAATATTGCCAAGGCATTTGCGGAAGGGCAATTTTCGACAGAAAAACTTCAAAATCTGAGTTTTGATGAAATCAGAAGTGAACTTATAAAAATCAAAGGAATTGGTAATTGGACAGCCAACTATTCGATGATGAAAAGCCTACGCTATTATGATGCATTTCCCATTGAAGACGTTGGTCTTCAAAATGCTGTAAAAAACCACTATCTACTTGATAGTAAACCAACTATGATACAACTAAACGAAATGGCAAAACATTGGAAAGGCTGGAAGGGATACGCTACTTTCTATTTCTGGCATTCGTTATTAGAATAA
- a CDS encoding CoA-binding protein, with amino-acid sequence MSKKTLVIGASTDPSKYAFLTANKLVSHQQEIELLGIKEGVVAGKEINTNKEKFEDIDTVTLYVGPAKQKEYFDYIASLKPRRVIFNPGTENPEFENFLTEKGIEPIEACTLVMLSIGQY; translated from the coding sequence ATGAGTAAAAAAACATTAGTAATTGGAGCCTCAACTGACCCGAGTAAATATGCTTTTTTAACTGCCAATAAATTGGTCAGTCATCAACAGGAAATCGAACTATTAGGAATAAAAGAAGGCGTAGTTGCAGGTAAAGAAATTAATACAAACAAAGAAAAGTTTGAAGATATTGATACTGTAACGCTTTATGTTGGACCAGCCAAACAAAAGGAGTATTTTGATTACATTGCAAGCTTGAAACCTCGCCGAGTAATTTTCAATCCGGGTACAGAAAACCCTGAATTTGAGAATTTTCTAACCGAAAAAGGTATCGAACCAATTGAAGCATGTACTTTGGTTATGCTATCTATTGGTCAATACTAA
- a CDS encoding YdcF family protein yields the protein MDENLVDHYAEILYDYHFLKHPLQKADAIFVLGSHDPSVADYAVQLFQEGWAKYIIFSGGVIRPIGELRNITPKSEANAFFDIAVEAGVPAEAIILDNKATNTGENFSCTRKILQEKGFDFKNFILVQKPYMVRRTYATALVQFAEFSFISVAAPDTYDDYIAKCAENNISKERVISNMTGDLQRLKVYPEKGFLVAMDIPEEVWAAYEKLIELGFVGRMAN from the coding sequence ATGGACGAAAACCTTGTTGATCACTACGCTGAGATTCTCTATGACTATCATTTCTTGAAACATCCGCTTCAAAAAGCTGATGCTATTTTTGTTTTAGGTAGCCATGATCCCAGCGTGGCCGATTATGCCGTTCAGCTTTTTCAAGAGGGATGGGCAAAATATATTATTTTTTCAGGTGGAGTAATTCGTCCAATTGGTGAACTCCGAAATATTACACCCAAGTCAGAAGCAAATGCTTTTTTTGATATAGCAGTTGAAGCAGGTGTACCAGCAGAGGCAATTATTTTAGATAATAAAGCAACTAATACAGGAGAGAATTTCTCTTGTACACGTAAGATTTTACAGGAAAAAGGATTTGATTTCAAAAACTTTATACTTGTTCAGAAGCCATATATGGTACGCCGAACCTATGCCACGGCTTTGGTGCAATTTGCAGAATTTAGTTTTATTTCAGTGGCTGCCCCCGATACCTACGATGATTATATAGCAAAATGTGCTGAAAATAATATCAGTAAAGAACGTGTGATAAGTAATATGACAGGAGACTTACAAAGATTAAAAGTTTACCCCGAAAAAGGATTTTTAGTAGCAATGGATATTCCTGAAGAAGTTTGGGCCGCCTATGAAAAACTCATTGAATTGGGTTTTGTAGGCAGAATGGCAAATTAG
- a CDS encoding YtxH domain-containing protein, translating into MVNAKHLATFVLGAAAGVALHKYLQTEEGEKALEDLKSKAGQFKDEAEQAIDKAPEYFEKLKTEAATALKDNFPEAEAFLQDLFNKAKAATNPPSTEETKA; encoded by the coding sequence ATGGTCAATGCAAAACATTTAGCAACATTCGTACTCGGAGCAGCAGCGGGTGTAGCACTTCATAAATATTTACAAACCGAAGAGGGAGAAAAAGCATTAGAAGATTTAAAGAGCAAAGCTGGGCAATTTAAAGATGAAGCCGAACAGGCCATTGATAAAGCTCCAGAATACTTCGAAAAACTAAAGACAGAAGCTGCAACAGCCCTAAAGGATAATTTCCCTGAGGCAGAAGCATTCTTACAAGATTTGTTCAATAAAGCTAAAGCAGCTACAAATCCTCCTTCAACCGAAGAAACAAAAGCATAA
- a CDS encoding TIGR00266 family protein has translation MRSHEIDYKIHGEDIQIVEIELDPNETVIAEAGSMLFMEDGIMFETKMGDGSQPQQSLFGKLLQAGSRALMGESIFMTHFTNRSGIKRKVAFAAPYPGTIKPVNLANIMGNTLIVQKDAFLCAAMGTSISIHFNQRLGAGFFGGEGFILEKIQGDGMAFIHSGGVVIERQLNNETLRIDTGCVVGFEPQLQFDIERSGSLKSMVFGGEGIFLATLRGTGKVWIQSLPISKLIQRLSPYGGNSTKESGSVLGGLGSLFED, from the coding sequence ATGCGTTCTCACGAAATTGATTACAAAATTCACGGCGAAGACATCCAAATCGTCGAAATAGAACTTGACCCAAATGAAACTGTTATCGCTGAAGCTGGTTCAATGCTTTTCATGGAAGACGGTATAATGTTTGAAACCAAAATGGGTGATGGCTCACAGCCACAACAGAGCTTATTCGGGAAATTACTACAAGCCGGTTCGAGAGCTTTAATGGGAGAGTCTATTTTCATGACACACTTCACAAACCGCTCTGGTATCAAAAGAAAAGTAGCATTTGCTGCACCTTATCCCGGAACAATTAAGCCTGTAAATTTGGCGAATATTATGGGAAATACGCTTATCGTACAAAAAGATGCATTTTTGTGTGCTGCTATGGGTACAAGCATTTCGATTCATTTTAACCAACGCCTTGGTGCTGGTTTTTTTGGTGGCGAAGGCTTTATTCTTGAGAAAATCCAAGGAGATGGCATGGCGTTTATTCACTCAGGTGGGGTTGTTATTGAACGTCAACTGAATAACGAAACCTTAAGAATTGATACTGGTTGCGTAGTCGGTTTCGAACCTCAATTACAATTCGATATCGAACGCTCGGGTAGCTTAAAATCAATGGTATTTGGTGGAGAAGGTATCTTTTTAGCTACACTACGTGGAACTGGTAAAGTTTGGATTCAATCCTTGCCAATTTCTAAACTTATTCAACGCTTGAGTCCTTATGGCGGAAATTCTACCAAAGAAAGTGGCTCGGTATTGGGTGGATTAGGAAGCTTATTTGAAGATTAA
- a CDS encoding sugar phosphate isomerase/epimerase family protein — protein MIINRRKFLQQSASFAALALMTNELQAKGTLKQFGCQLYSIRDVLPKDPKNYMKQLADMGYKYFESYSKDPFWGMAPKDAKAYLSDIGVQMVSTHLGLPDTNEEMIAKCAEGGLKYVICPAIGMQPSADAWKQKAEAFTKNGEICKKYGLRYGYHNHAYSFQNANGIKGQRILLENTDPSIVCFELDMCWSEAAGENSIEHLKQYGNRYELCHIKQLATKDPKPQQTDLEKGIIDYKSLLRAAKDSGIKYFLVEQEQYPIGPIESMKSDAIYLKDLKF, from the coding sequence ATGATTATCAATCGCAGAAAATTTTTACAACAATCTGCCTCTTTCGCAGCCTTGGCTTTAATGACCAACGAACTACAAGCGAAAGGAACGCTCAAACAATTTGGCTGCCAGCTTTATAGTATTCGTGATGTTTTGCCAAAAGACCCGAAAAACTACATGAAGCAATTGGCCGATATGGGTTATAAATATTTTGAAAGCTATTCGAAAGACCCATTTTGGGGCATGGCACCTAAAGATGCGAAAGCTTATTTAAGCGATATTGGTGTACAAATGGTGAGCACGCATTTAGGTCTTCCTGATACAAATGAAGAAATGATTGCTAAATGTGCCGAAGGTGGCCTGAAATATGTCATTTGTCCAGCTATTGGTATGCAACCATCTGCCGATGCTTGGAAGCAAAAAGCAGAAGCATTTACTAAAAATGGAGAAATCTGTAAAAAATATGGATTACGTTATGGATACCATAACCACGCATACTCATTTCAAAATGCCAATGGAATTAAAGGTCAGAGAATTTTACTCGAAAATACCGACCCATCAATTGTATGTTTTGAATTAGATATGTGTTGGAGTGAGGCCGCTGGTGAAAACAGTATCGAACACCTAAAACAATATGGTAATCGTTATGAGTTGTGCCATATCAAGCAGCTTGCAACGAAAGACCCAAAACCACAACAAACCGACCTAGAAAAAGGTATCATCGACTATAAGAGCTTACTTCGTGCAGCCAAAGATAGCGGAATTAAGTATTTCTTGGTTGAGCAAGAGCAATATCCAATCGGGCCAATAGAAAGTATGAAAAGTGATGCTATTTATCTAAAAGATTTGAAATTCTAA